A genomic stretch from Achromobacter spanius includes:
- a CDS encoding CsgG/HfaB family protein has translation MLNKVVKIGALAVLSTIISGCATERSQALAVPAVQAASKPYQGVRSPISVGKFDNRTNYLRGVFSDGIDRLGGQAKTILVSHLQRSGRFQVMDRDNLSEIAQEAGFNKKANQIKGAQYVVTGDVTAFGRKVTGDQQLFGILGRGKEQVAYAKVDLNVVDVTTSEVVYSASGAGEYSLSNREVIGFGGTASYDSTLNGKVLDLAIREAVDRLVEGIEQGAWQPSAK, from the coding sequence ATGTTGAACAAGGTCGTGAAGATTGGCGCGTTGGCAGTGTTGTCGACGATTATTTCGGGCTGCGCTACCGAGCGCTCGCAAGCCCTGGCCGTGCCCGCCGTACAGGCGGCAAGCAAGCCCTACCAAGGGGTGCGCAGCCCGATATCCGTGGGCAAGTTCGATAACCGCACCAACTATTTGCGTGGCGTGTTCTCCGACGGCATCGACCGCCTGGGCGGCCAGGCCAAGACGATCCTGGTCAGCCACCTGCAGCGCAGCGGCCGTTTTCAGGTGATGGACCGCGACAACCTCTCCGAGATCGCCCAGGAAGCGGGCTTCAACAAGAAGGCCAACCAGATCAAGGGCGCGCAGTACGTGGTGACGGGCGACGTGACCGCCTTCGGCCGCAAGGTCACGGGCGACCAGCAACTGTTCGGCATTCTTGGCCGTGGCAAAGAGCAAGTGGCCTACGCCAAGGTGGATCTGAACGTGGTCGACGTGACCACGTCGGAAGTGGTGTATTCCGCGTCGGGCGCCGGCGAATACAGCCTGTCGAACCGCGAAGTGATCGGCTTTGGCGGCACCGCCAGCTATGACTCGACCTTGAACGGCAAGGTGCTGGACCTGGCGATCCGTGAAGCCGTCGACCGCCTGGTTGAAGGCATCGAACAAGGCGCCTGGCAGCCTTCCGCGAAATAA
- a CDS encoding ABC transporter permease produces the protein MGYIIRRVLAIVPVMAVVAVIVFLLIHLSPGDPAALIAGDFATAEDIAKLHTALGLDEPLWRQFGMWAGKLLQGDLGTSIFTQVPVTQLLSQRVEPTLSIAAITMLVSILVAVPLGVLAAYRAGTWIDRLVMLFAVLAFSLPVFLVGYLLIYGFAVKLQWLPVQGYVSLSNGVGPWLRNLTLPCINLALVYIALITRMTRATVVEVLHEDYIRTARAKGLAVLPVLEHALRNAAIPIATTVGVGIALLIGGVVVTETVFAIPGIGRLVIDAVQHHDYPVIQSVLLISAGAYVLINLLIDLSYRLFDPRIRY, from the coding sequence ATGGGTTACATCATTCGGCGCGTGCTGGCCATCGTGCCAGTCATGGCGGTGGTGGCAGTGATCGTGTTCCTGCTGATCCACCTGTCGCCCGGCGACCCGGCGGCGCTGATCGCCGGGGACTTCGCCACCGCGGAAGACATCGCCAAGCTGCACACGGCGCTGGGCCTGGACGAGCCGCTGTGGCGGCAGTTCGGGATGTGGGCCGGCAAGTTGCTGCAGGGCGATCTGGGCACGTCGATCTTCACGCAGGTTCCCGTGACGCAACTGCTGTCGCAGCGCGTGGAACCGACCTTGTCGATCGCCGCCATCACGATGCTGGTATCCATTCTGGTGGCGGTGCCGCTGGGCGTGTTGGCGGCCTATCGTGCCGGCACCTGGATTGATCGGCTGGTCATGCTGTTTGCGGTGCTGGCGTTTTCGTTGCCGGTGTTCCTGGTGGGTTATCTGCTGATCTACGGCTTCGCGGTCAAGCTGCAATGGCTGCCAGTGCAGGGCTACGTCAGCCTGTCCAACGGGGTGGGGCCGTGGTTGCGCAATCTGACGCTGCCCTGCATCAACCTGGCGCTGGTGTACATCGCGCTGATCACGCGGATGACGCGGGCCACCGTGGTCGAAGTGCTGCATGAAGACTACATCCGTACCGCGCGCGCCAAGGGCCTGGCCGTATTGCCGGTGCTGGAGCACGCGCTGCGCAATGCCGCCATTCCCATCGCCACCACGGTGGGCGTGGGCATTGCGTTGTTGATCGGCGGCGTGGTCGTGACCGAGACGGTGTTCGCCATACCGGGCATTGGCCGCCTGGTCATCGACGCCGTTCAGCACCACGACTACCCGGTGATCCAGAGCGTGCTGCTGATCTCGGCCGGCGCCTACGTGCTGATCAACCTGTTGATCGATCTCAGCTACCGGCTGTTCGATCCGCGTATCCGTTATTGA
- a CDS encoding DUF799 domain-containing protein encodes MMTRIFQAGMLAAVMLLAGCVAPQQHVDYTAFRESKPASILVLPPLNSSVDVAATAAVLSQATRPLAESGYYVIPVGVMDETFKQNGLTTADDIHGLPATKLREIFGADAALYMTVKQYGSSYAVLSSNVTVAIDAELIDLRNGAKLWSGSKQVVQASNSSGGLIGMLVQAVVDQIVNTLSDRSYGVAGMTNQMLLSAGQPGGILYGPRSPRYDTQ; translated from the coding sequence ATGATGACTCGTATTTTCCAGGCCGGCATGTTGGCGGCGGTGATGCTGCTGGCGGGTTGCGTTGCTCCGCAACAGCACGTGGACTACACCGCGTTCCGTGAGAGCAAGCCGGCGTCGATTCTGGTTTTGCCGCCGTTGAATTCGTCGGTGGACGTGGCGGCGACCGCCGCGGTGTTGTCGCAAGCCACGCGGCCGCTGGCCGAGTCCGGCTACTACGTGATCCCCGTGGGCGTCATGGACGAGACCTTCAAGCAGAACGGGCTGACCACCGCCGACGACATCCACGGGCTGCCCGCCACCAAGCTGCGCGAGATCTTCGGCGCCGACGCCGCGCTGTACATGACGGTCAAGCAGTACGGCTCAAGCTATGCCGTGCTGTCGAGCAACGTTACCGTCGCCATCGATGCCGAACTCATCGATCTGCGCAATGGCGCCAAGCTGTGGTCGGGGTCCAAGCAGGTGGTGCAGGCCAGCAACAGCAGCGGTGGCCTGATCGGCATGCTGGTGCAGGCCGTTGTGGACCAGATCGTCAACACCTTGTCCGACCGTAGCTACGGCGTGGCGGGCATGACGAACCAGATGCTGCTCAGCGCCGGCCAACCCGGCGGCATCCTGTACGGGCCGCGTTCACCGCGCTACGACACGCAGTAA
- a CDS encoding M81 family metallopeptidase, which translates to MKVFSAGLGTETNTFAPMPTSLAAFQERDYYPAGTHPDSVTFAGAPLYVARLQGREAGWTLAEGLVTSAQPGGTTTRAAYETLRDELLADLRAALPVDMVLLGLHGAMVADGYDDCEGDLLRRVRELVGPVVTVGAELDPHAHLTPLMVEQATVLVLFKEYPHTDIRERAEDLLALCLDAQAGRTRPVAALVDCDMIVPMHTTREPARGFVSRMKALEGRDGILSVSAAQGFATGDVPEMGTKVLVYADGNAAAAQALARTLADELIGMREQLMVPYRSVEEALDEALAFDGEPVVLADRPDNPGSGAPGDATFVLRRMLERGVTHAALGPMWDPVAARIAFDAGVGAELDLRIGGKVGPLSGDPVDLRCTVLAVQAELVMTGLSGAPAPMGDCALVEAQGIQIVLTSVRNQAINMDLFTQLGCDLSARKIVVVKSAQHFHASFSQVARHIIYVGGRGVATPDWKTLTYRNIRLPKWPL; encoded by the coding sequence ATGAAGGTCTTTAGCGCCGGCCTGGGCACCGAAACCAACACCTTCGCGCCCATGCCCACCAGCCTGGCGGCATTTCAAGAGCGCGACTATTACCCGGCGGGCACGCATCCCGATTCCGTCACCTTCGCCGGCGCGCCGCTCTACGTGGCGCGTCTGCAAGGTCGCGAGGCGGGGTGGACGCTGGCCGAAGGGCTGGTGACCTCGGCACAACCCGGCGGCACCACCACGCGCGCCGCCTACGAAACCTTGCGCGATGAGCTGCTGGCAGATCTGCGCGCCGCGCTTCCGGTTGACATGGTGCTGCTGGGCTTGCACGGTGCGATGGTCGCGGACGGCTATGACGATTGCGAAGGCGACCTGCTGCGCCGCGTGCGCGAGCTGGTCGGCCCCGTTGTGACCGTGGGCGCCGAACTGGATCCGCATGCCCATCTGACGCCGCTGATGGTCGAGCAGGCCACCGTGCTGGTGCTGTTCAAAGAGTATCCCCACACCGACATACGCGAACGCGCGGAAGACCTGCTGGCCTTGTGCCTGGACGCGCAGGCAGGCCGCACGCGCCCCGTCGCCGCGCTGGTGGATTGCGACATGATCGTACCCATGCACACCACCCGCGAACCCGCGCGTGGCTTCGTCAGCCGCATGAAGGCGCTGGAAGGCCGCGACGGCATTCTGTCGGTGTCTGCCGCGCAGGGCTTCGCCACCGGCGACGTCCCCGAGATGGGCACAAAGGTACTGGTCTACGCCGATGGCAACGCCGCCGCCGCGCAAGCGCTGGCGCGTACGCTGGCTGATGAATTGATCGGCATGCGCGAGCAGTTGATGGTGCCTTACCGCAGCGTGGAAGAGGCGCTGGACGAAGCGCTGGCGTTCGACGGCGAGCCCGTCGTGCTGGCCGACCGGCCCGACAACCCCGGTAGCGGCGCGCCCGGTGACGCGACCTTTGTCTTGCGCCGCATGCTGGAGCGCGGCGTGACCCATGCGGCGCTTGGGCCGATGTGGGACCCGGTGGCGGCGCGCATCGCGTTCGACGCGGGCGTGGGTGCCGAGTTGGACTTGCGCATTGGCGGCAAGGTCGGCCCGCTGTCCGGCGACCCGGTCGATCTGCGCTGCACCGTTCTCGCGGTGCAGGCCGAACTGGTGATGACCGGCCTGTCCGGCGCGCCCGCGCCGATGGGTGATTGCGCGCTGGTCGAGGCGCAAGGCATCCAGATCGTGCTGACATCCGTGCGCAACCAGGCCATCAACATGGACCTGTTCACGCAGCTGGGATGCGATCTTTCTGCCAGGAAGATTGTGGTGGTCAAGTCCGCGCAGCATTTCCATGCCTCGTTCTCGCAGGTAGCGCGCCACATCATCTATGTGGGCGGCCGGGGCGTCGCCACGCCCGATTGGAAGACGCTGACGTATCGCAACATCCGGCTGCCGAAGTGGCCGCTTTAA
- a CDS encoding D-amino acid dehydrogenase, producing the protein MRVCVIGAGVVGVTTAHLLSRAGHDVALVDERAQPAMGSSFANGGQLSYSYVAPLAGPGALADMPGWMFRRDSPLRLRYRFDPSQWLWLAGFLRACRASVSRASTAELLSLSYLSRDTLHAMLEEAPMDFGLSRTGKLIVYRDAAQLEKAAALVRYQAAHGTDQRVLSRDETLAAEPALAGMGARIAGAVYTPGEEAADCHRFTESLFQRLRQAGNVTVHMDTRVKRLRRERGRIVAAQTAAGDIQADAFVVASGIGSRPLLAALGQRVPLYPLKGYSLSVPITADTADIPTISVTDYERRIVYARLGNVLRIAAMVDIGAKHAEVDATRLDTLRRQVVEAFPRLDLSRAQAWAGVRPATPTSKPLIGKSRAADNLWLNLGQGALGFTLACGSAALLTAQMTGNTLPIDAAPFQP; encoded by the coding sequence ATGCGGGTATGCGTAATTGGGGCGGGCGTGGTCGGCGTGACGACGGCGCACCTGTTGTCGCGGGCGGGACACGACGTGGCGTTGGTGGACGAACGGGCGCAGCCGGCCATGGGCAGCAGCTTCGCCAACGGCGGACAGCTCAGCTACAGCTATGTGGCGCCGCTGGCCGGCCCCGGCGCGTTGGCCGACATGCCGGGCTGGATGTTCCGGCGCGATTCGCCGCTGCGTTTGCGCTATCGCTTCGACCCGTCGCAATGGCTGTGGCTGGCGGGATTTCTGCGAGCTTGCCGCGCATCGGTATCGCGCGCATCCACCGCCGAGCTGTTGTCCTTGTCTTACCTCAGCCGCGACACGCTGCATGCGATGCTGGAGGAAGCGCCCATGGATTTCGGCTTGTCGCGCACCGGCAAGCTGATCGTGTATCGCGATGCCGCGCAACTGGAGAAGGCCGCCGCGCTGGTGCGGTATCAAGCGGCGCATGGCACGGACCAACGCGTGCTCTCGCGCGACGAAACGCTGGCAGCGGAACCCGCGCTGGCGGGCATGGGAGCGCGCATCGCTGGCGCCGTCTACACGCCCGGCGAGGAAGCCGCCGACTGCCATCGCTTTACGGAGTCCCTATTCCAGCGGCTGCGGCAAGCCGGTAACGTGACGGTCCACATGGACACCCGCGTCAAGCGCCTGCGCCGCGAACGCGGTCGCATTGTCGCCGCGCAGACGGCGGCGGGCGATATCCAAGCCGACGCCTTCGTTGTCGCGTCGGGCATCGGCAGCCGGCCGCTGCTGGCGGCCTTGGGCCAGCGCGTACCGCTGTATCCGCTCAAGGGCTACAGCCTGAGCGTGCCCATCACGGCGGACACCGCCGACATCCCGACCATCAGCGTCACCGACTACGAACGGCGCATCGTCTACGCGCGCTTGGGCAATGTGTTGCGCATTGCCGCCATGGTCGACATCGGCGCCAAGCATGCCGAGGTGGACGCAACGCGGCTGGACACGCTGCGGCGCCAGGTCGTTGAAGCCTTTCCCCGCCTGGACTTGTCCCGCGCGCAGGCCTGGGCGGGCGTGCGGCCCGCCACGCCAACCAGCAAACCGCTGATCGGCAAGAGCCGCGCCGCCGACAACCTGTGGCTGAACCTGGGCCAGGGCGCGCTGGGCTTCACGCTGGCCTGCGGCAGCGCTGCCTTGCTGACGGCGCAGATGACGGGCAACACCCTGCCCATCGACGCCGCTCCCTTCCAACCTTGA
- a CDS encoding DUF4810 domain-containing protein, translating into MSNILAMPRPLTLARAGRGLAIAAVVAAAGLLSACVQQPKPMYSWQAYQPSVYAYLKDDGADNAVQAQALEKNIETARAANVELPPGFRAHLGMLYLKMGDGDKGIEQMQGEKVAFPESTPFMDFLMRNVGKPQAEPEAATPAADAPTKGS; encoded by the coding sequence ATGTCGAACATTCTGGCGATGCCTCGCCCGCTGACGCTTGCAAGGGCCGGCCGTGGATTGGCGATTGCGGCGGTAGTCGCGGCAGCGGGCTTGCTGAGCGCGTGCGTGCAGCAGCCCAAGCCCATGTATAGCTGGCAGGCGTATCAGCCCTCGGTCTATGCCTATCTGAAGGACGATGGCGCGGACAACGCGGTGCAGGCGCAAGCCTTGGAAAAGAACATCGAAACCGCGCGCGCGGCCAATGTCGAGCTGCCGCCCGGCTTTCGCGCGCATCTTGGCATGCTCTACCTGAAGATGGGTGATGGCGACAAGGGCATCGAACAGATGCAGGGCGAGAAAGTGGCCTTTCCCGAGTCCACGCCGTTCATGGACTTCCTGATGCGCAACGTGGGCAAGCCGCAAGCCGAACCGGAGGCCGCCACGCCGGCCGCCGACGCACCGACAAAGGGCTCGTGA
- a CDS encoding FdhF/YdeP family oxidoreductase, which yields MKPSKNPPKKPNNLTGIQRYDAPAGGWGALKATAQAVADQMRIAEAPVLLLRTNKPDGFDCPGCAWPDKAHTSTFQFCENGAKAVTWEATKKRVTPEFFAAHTVTELLTWSDHKLEDAGRLTHPLRYDATSDTYQPISWDAAFAHIGRTMSSLPAPDMVEFYTSGRASNEAAFLLSVFAREFGTNNFPDCSNMCHEATSVGLPQAIGIGKGTVSLDDFDACDLIISMGHNPGTNHPRMMGTLHECARRGVPIIVFNPLRERALERFADPQDPIEMGTFGSTRIASTYYQVKVGGDAAALKGIMKALVEADRKAPGALDHAFIAEHTNGFDAYVQDLDDTAWADIEQASGLARAELEQVAAAYAKSKATIVTYGMGITQHARGTQNVQQIAALLLMRGNFGKPGAGICPLRGHSNVQGNRSVGITEKIDPVMFDNFEKTFGFRPPERHGHDAVDAMKAMVNGEARVLICLGGNLAMALSDTSQCEAGMRRLDLAVHMNTKLNRSQLLIGRDAIILPVLGRTESDVQASGAQSITVEDSMSMVHASRGKLTPASEHLRSEPAIIAGIAAATLPASRVPWRQLVEDYSRIRDLIEQVYPDFHGYNERILKPGGFRLPLPPTERIWKTRSGRAEFLPFKGIQVGGLQDGGLQEDPVGSPGSLTLTTLRSHDQYNTTIYGLDDRYRGVFGRRDVLFMNASDLTRHGLEPGDEVELQTDLPGQSHRRLRLTAIAYDIAAGSVGAYYPEANDLCPLDYQDKQSGTPSYKSIPVAIRKVA from the coding sequence ATGAAGCCAAGCAAGAACCCACCCAAGAAGCCCAACAACCTGACCGGTATCCAACGCTACGACGCCCCCGCCGGCGGCTGGGGTGCGCTGAAGGCCACCGCCCAGGCGGTGGCCGACCAGATGCGAATCGCGGAAGCGCCCGTCCTGCTGTTGCGCACCAACAAACCCGACGGCTTTGACTGCCCGGGTTGCGCCTGGCCCGACAAGGCCCATACGTCCACCTTCCAGTTCTGCGAAAACGGCGCCAAGGCGGTCACCTGGGAAGCCACCAAGAAGCGGGTCACGCCTGAATTCTTTGCCGCGCACACCGTCACCGAATTGCTGACCTGGAGCGATCACAAGCTGGAAGATGCCGGCCGCCTGACGCATCCGTTACGGTACGACGCCACCAGCGACACCTATCAGCCCATCTCGTGGGACGCGGCCTTTGCGCACATCGGGCGCACGATGTCCAGCCTGCCGGCCCCCGACATGGTGGAGTTCTACACGTCTGGCCGCGCCTCCAACGAGGCGGCCTTTCTCTTGAGCGTGTTTGCGCGCGAGTTCGGCACCAATAACTTTCCCGACTGCTCGAACATGTGCCACGAGGCCACCAGCGTCGGGCTGCCGCAAGCCATCGGCATCGGCAAGGGCACGGTGTCACTGGATGATTTCGATGCCTGCGACCTGATCATATCGATGGGCCACAACCCCGGCACCAATCACCCGCGCATGATGGGCACCTTGCACGAATGCGCCCGGCGCGGCGTGCCGATCATCGTGTTCAACCCCTTGCGCGAACGCGCGCTGGAACGTTTCGCCGACCCGCAGGACCCGATCGAAATGGGCACCTTCGGCTCGACCCGCATCGCATCAACGTACTACCAGGTGAAGGTCGGCGGCGACGCGGCGGCGCTCAAGGGCATCATGAAGGCGCTGGTGGAGGCGGACCGCAAGGCGCCCGGTGCCCTGGATCACGCTTTCATCGCGGAACACACGAACGGGTTTGACGCCTACGTTCAAGACCTGGACGACACCGCCTGGGCCGACATCGAACAGGCCAGCGGCCTGGCGCGCGCGGAACTGGAACAGGTGGCCGCCGCCTACGCCAAGTCCAAGGCCACCATCGTCACCTACGGCATGGGTATCACCCAGCATGCGCGCGGCACGCAGAACGTGCAGCAAATCGCCGCGCTGCTGCTGATGCGGGGCAACTTCGGCAAGCCCGGTGCCGGCATCTGCCCGTTGCGCGGGCACTCCAATGTGCAAGGCAACCGCAGCGTCGGCATCACCGAAAAGATCGACCCGGTGATGTTCGACAACTTTGAAAAAACGTTTGGCTTCCGCCCGCCCGAGCGCCATGGACACGACGCCGTCGACGCCATGAAGGCGATGGTGAACGGTGAGGCGCGCGTGCTGATCTGCCTGGGCGGCAACCTTGCCATGGCGTTGTCCGACACCAGCCAATGCGAGGCCGGCATGCGCCGCCTGGACCTGGCAGTGCACATGAACACCAAGCTGAACCGCTCGCAGTTGCTGATCGGCCGCGACGCGATCATCCTGCCGGTGCTGGGCCGCACGGAAAGCGATGTGCAGGCCAGCGGCGCGCAGTCCATCACCGTCGAAGACTCGATGTCGATGGTGCACGCCTCGCGTGGCAAGTTGACGCCGGCGTCCGAGCACCTGCGTTCCGAGCCCGCCATCATCGCCGGCATCGCCGCCGCCACGCTGCCCGCCAGCCGCGTCCCGTGGCGACAACTGGTGGAAGACTACAGCCGCATCCGCGACCTGATCGAACAGGTGTATCCGGACTTTCATGGCTACAACGAACGCATCCTGAAGCCGGGCGGCTTCCGCTTGCCGCTGCCGCCCACCGAGCGCATCTGGAAAACGCGCTCGGGCCGCGCCGAGTTCCTGCCGTTCAAGGGAATACAGGTTGGCGGATTACAAGATGGGGGCTTGCAGGAAGACCCCGTCGGATCGCCCGGCAGCCTGACGCTGACCACACTGCGCAGCCACGACCAATACAACACCACCATCTACGGCCTGGACGATCGCTACCGTGGTGTGTTCGGCCGGCGTGATGTGCTGTTCATGAATGCGTCCGACTTGACGCGCCACGGCCTGGAACCCGGCGACGAAGTCGAGCTTCAGACCGACCTGCCCGGGCAGTCGCACCGGCGACTGAGGCTGACGGCGATTGCCTATGACATCGCGGCTGGCTCGGTGGGCGCGTACTACCCCGAAGCCAATGACCTTTGCCCGCTGGACTACCAGGACAAGCAAAGCGGCACACCCAGCTACAAATCGATTCCGGTGGCGATTCGAAAGGTAGCCTAG
- a CDS encoding ABC transporter substrate-binding protein, producing the protein MKNRLLSLFSMATLGLACTLGAAPAQAQAQAKTLRIVPHADLKVLDPTFTTAYITRNFGYMVYDTLFAMDTHSKPQPQMVEKYEASADKKTWTFTLRPGLKFSDGQVLTTADVIASLERWSARDNIGQAITRAGGKWEALDDSRFTLTLAQPFDLVLDGLAKVSSYPAFILPKRLASQPATRPLTEVVGSGPYVFKRDEWVPGSKIVFEKNPNYIGPKAPADGLAGDKTPHIARVEWRVLPDSNSATAALTNGEVDMIEQAPADYIDALRANKNVKIGVLERAQGYIVLNQSMPPFDNPKARQAIAHLVDQDKFTAAMGYPDDLRMKYCATVFICGGPNDSTAGAAPYAKPDPVLAKKLLAEAGYKGEKLAILLPTDLAYLNSATLVAIQALQDIGVNLDIQSMDWATLTARRARKATLDKGGWNIFLSAASEFNVDSPLSNTYLGAVCGNSLPGWPCDKKLDELRQQWIAATTSDERKRILDLFQERVYEVFPVISIGQYSRAFAAYHSLKNTDKIWSLPNLWVLDK; encoded by the coding sequence ATGAAAAACCGCCTGCTTAGCCTGTTCTCGATGGCCACGCTTGGCCTTGCCTGCACCTTGGGCGCGGCCCCCGCGCAAGCACAAGCGCAAGCCAAGACCCTGCGCATCGTTCCGCACGCCGACCTGAAGGTGCTGGACCCGACCTTCACCACCGCCTACATCACGCGCAACTTCGGCTACATGGTTTACGACACGCTGTTCGCGATGGATACGCACAGCAAGCCGCAGCCGCAGATGGTCGAGAAATACGAGGCCAGCGCCGACAAGAAGACCTGGACCTTCACGCTGCGGCCCGGCCTGAAATTCAGCGACGGCCAGGTGTTGACCACGGCTGACGTGATTGCGTCGCTGGAGCGCTGGTCGGCCCGCGACAACATCGGGCAGGCCATCACGCGCGCAGGCGGCAAATGGGAAGCGTTGGACGACAGCCGCTTCACGCTGACGCTGGCGCAGCCGTTCGACCTGGTATTGGATGGCCTGGCCAAGGTGTCGAGCTATCCCGCTTTCATCCTGCCCAAGCGTCTGGCGTCGCAGCCCGCCACCCGCCCGCTGACGGAAGTGGTCGGCTCCGGCCCGTATGTGTTCAAGCGCGATGAATGGGTGCCCGGCAGCAAGATCGTCTTCGAAAAGAACCCGAACTACATCGGCCCCAAGGCGCCCGCCGATGGTCTGGCGGGCGACAAGACGCCGCACATCGCCCGCGTGGAATGGCGCGTGCTGCCAGACTCCAACAGCGCAACCGCCGCCCTGACCAACGGCGAAGTCGACATGATCGAGCAGGCGCCCGCCGACTACATCGATGCGTTGCGCGCCAACAAGAACGTCAAGATCGGCGTGCTGGAACGCGCCCAGGGCTACATCGTTCTGAACCAGTCCATGCCGCCGTTCGACAACCCGAAGGCGCGCCAGGCCATTGCGCACCTGGTGGACCAGGACAAGTTCACCGCCGCCATGGGCTACCCGGACGACCTGCGCATGAAGTATTGCGCCACGGTCTTCATCTGCGGTGGCCCCAACGACAGCACGGCAGGCGCGGCGCCCTATGCCAAGCCGGATCCGGTGCTGGCCAAGAAGCTGCTGGCCGAAGCGGGCTATAAGGGCGAGAAGCTGGCCATCCTGTTGCCCACCGATCTGGCCTATCTCAATTCCGCCACCTTGGTTGCCATCCAGGCCTTGCAGGATATTGGCGTCAACCTGGACATCCAGTCGATGGACTGGGCCACGCTGACGGCGCGGCGCGCGCGCAAGGCCACGCTGGACAAGGGCGGCTGGAACATCTTTCTGTCGGCCGCCTCTGAGTTCAACGTGGACTCGCCGCTCAGCAACACCTATCTGGGCGCGGTGTGCGGCAACAGCCTGCCGGGCTGGCCGTGCGACAAGAAGCTGGACGAATTGCGCCAGCAGTGGATCGCCGCGACGACGTCCGACGAACGCAAGCGCATATTGGACCTGTTCCAGGAGCGCGTCTACGAAGTCTTCCCCGTGATCTCGATCGGCCAGTATTCGCGTGCCTTCGCCGCGTATCACAGCCTGAAGAACACCGACAAGATCTGGAGCCTGCCCAACCTTTGGGTGTTGGACAAGTAG
- a CDS encoding M81 family metallopeptidase: protein MRIFTGALATETNTFSPLPTGMAAFTSREYLPAGTHPDHMTFYGGPLWVARERAREFGWTVVEGLVASAQPGGITTRAAYETLRDELLADLRAALPVDMVLLGLHGAMVADGYDDCEGDILRRVRDMVGPDVTVGAELDPHAHLTSLMVEQATVLVLFKEYPHVDVYERACELVDLCHAAHQGRQHPTPALVDCDMVVPMHTTREPARGFVSHIKALEGRNGILSISVAQGFATGDVPEMGTKVLVYADGDAPAAQSLARTLADELIGMREQLMVPYRSVDEALDEALAFGQGPIVLADRSDNPGSGAAGDSTYILARMRERGIRDAALGPMWDPVAARIAFDAGVGAELDLRIGGKIGPLSGTPVDARCRVLSTHANMMMTGNSDTRIALGDCALVEADGILIALVSLRTQAYHTDLFTQLGCDLTAQRLIVVKSAHHFYARYAPLAHAVLYVAAPGSASPDWRSLPYRKIRLPKWPIG, encoded by the coding sequence ATGCGTATCTTCACCGGCGCACTCGCCACCGAAACCAACACGTTTTCGCCCTTGCCCACGGGCATGGCGGCCTTCACATCGCGCGAATACCTGCCCGCCGGCACACACCCTGACCACATGACGTTTTACGGCGGGCCGTTGTGGGTGGCGCGTGAACGCGCGCGCGAATTCGGCTGGACAGTTGTGGAAGGGCTGGTTGCGTCGGCGCAGCCAGGCGGCATCACCACGCGCGCCGCCTACGAGACCTTGCGTGATGAACTGCTGGCGGACCTGCGCGCCGCGCTGCCGGTCGATATGGTGCTGCTGGGCCTGCACGGCGCCATGGTTGCCGACGGCTATGACGATTGCGAAGGCGACATCCTGCGCCGTGTGCGCGACATGGTCGGCCCCGACGTGACCGTGGGCGCCGAACTGGATCCGCATGCCCACCTGACGTCGCTGATGGTCGAGCAGGCCACCGTGCTGGTGCTGTTCAAGGAGTACCCTCACGTCGATGTGTACGAGCGCGCCTGCGAACTGGTCGACCTGTGCCACGCGGCGCATCAGGGCCGGCAGCATCCCACGCCGGCGCTGGTGGATTGCGACATGGTGGTGCCCATGCACACCACGCGCGAGCCCGCGCGCGGCTTTGTCAGCCACATCAAGGCGCTGGAAGGCCGCAACGGCATCTTGTCGATCTCGGTGGCACAGGGTTTCGCCACCGGCGACGTACCCGAGATGGGTACCAAGGTACTGGTCTACGCCGACGGCGACGCCCCCGCCGCGCAAAGCCTGGCCCGCACACTGGCCGATGAACTGATCGGCATGCGCGAGCAATTAATGGTGCCCTACCGCAGCGTGGATGAAGCGCTGGACGAAGCCCTGGCGTTCGGCCAGGGTCCGATTGTGCTGGCCGACCGGTCCGACAACCCTGGTAGTGGCGCCGCCGGCGACTCCACCTATATCCTGGCGCGCATGCGTGAACGCGGTATTCGCGATGCCGCGCTGGGGCCGATGTGGGATCCCGTGGCCGCGCGCATCGCCTTCGATGCCGGCGTGGGCGCGGAACTGGACTTGCGCATCGGCGGCAAGATCGGCCCGCTGTCGGGTACGCCCGTGGATGCGCGCTGCCGCGTGCTGAGCACGCACGCCAACATGATGATGACCGGCAATTCCGACACGCGCATCGCACTGGGCGACTGCGCCCTGGTTGAGGCGGACGGCATTCTGATTGCGCTGGTATCGCTGCGCACGCAGGCCTATCACACGGACCTCTTCACACAGTTGGGCTGCGACCTGACGGCGCAACGCCTCATCGTGGTGAAGTCGGCCCATCACTTCTACGCGCGCTACGCGCCGCTCGCCCACGCCGTGCTGTATGTAGCCGCGCCGGGCTCCGCCAGCCCGGATTGGCGCAGCCTGCCGTACCGCAAGATCCGTCTGCCGAAGTGGCCGATCGGCTAG